In the genome of Cryptococcus deuterogattii R265 chromosome 6, complete sequence, one region contains:
- a CDS encoding MFS transporter ACS family pantothenate transporter, which produces MSSLSKFQIKLETIFWGKPPADPKECKLLLKLDLVILTYVCLSYFCNYLDRANLANAYTTGMKEDVGFKGNDYTYANSMFTAGYVIGQWPSALILSSGRISPRFWFPFCMLAWGLCTLGLTWVKTPQQVWGIRFVQALFEASTFSGTHYILGSWYKDGELGKRSAVFATAAQCGTLFSGIMQGAIMTNLDGKNGFKGWQWLYIIDFIITVPIAIYGFLMFPGSPQTTKAFWLTEEERALCVHRLPQAEHHKMTFKTLGKSVKKLVTTWRWYLFTILFTLSATAFEKVGVYTEFNLWLKAAGYNARQISYYPSIFTATAIVSTYFLTVISDATRNRFIVNPIMYLAVFISSVMLLNWDHLNKGAHWFAYIIGGFGYAGQASNFAWANEMCRDDDVVRSLTLFSMNLFSNIWNLWYQIVAWPVVEAPRFRNGQIATLVTGAASVGVAFAIVYCSRRWPPAISKADLDLERESMAEGEKSTSKDEEAGVSVEDVAH; this is translated from the exons ATGAGTTCCTTAAGCAAATTTCAGATCAAACTGGAGACTATATTCTGGGGGAAGCCTCCTGCAGACCCCAAAGAATGTAAGCTTTTGCTGAAATTGGATCTGGTTATCTTGACCTACGTCTGCTTATCTT ATTTCTGTAATT ATTTGGACAGAGCGAATCTTGCCAACGCG TACACTACCGGcatgaaagaagatgtagGCT TCAAAGGTAACGACTATACCTACGCGAATTCCATGTTCACGGCTGGCTATGTTATTGGTCAATGGCCCTCTGCGctcattctctcctctgGCCGCATTTCACCAAGATTCTGGTTCCCTTTTTGCATGCTTGCATGGGGTCTGTGTACTCTTGGTTTGACCT GGGTCAAAACTCCTCAACAGGTCTGGGGCATTAGGTTTGTGCAAGCATTGTTCGAAGCATCCACATTCAGTGGTACTCAT TATATCCTTGGCTCTTGGTACAAAGATGGGGAGCTGGGTAAACGTTCCGCCGTT TTCGCAACTGCTGCTCAATGCGGCACCTTGTTTTCTGGGATTATGCAAGGTGCAATCATGACCAATTTGGATGGTAAAAATGGGTTCAAAGGTTGGCAGTGGCTATATATCATCGACTTCATTATTACTGTTCCGATCG CTATTTACGGATTTTTGATGTTCCCTGGTTCCCCCCAAACTACTAAGGCTT TCTGGCTtactgaagaagaacgagcGCTCTGTGTTCATCGTTTACCTCAGGCTGAACACCATAAAATGACTTTTAAGACCTTGGGTAAATCCGTCAAGAAACTCGTTACCACTTGGAGGTGGTATCTATTCACCATCCTGTTTACCTTATCCGCCACAGCATTTGAGAAGGTTGGGGTATACACAGAATTCAACCTGTGGCTCAAGGCTGCTGGATACAACGCTAGACAGA TTTCTTACTATCCTTCTATTTTTACTGCAACTGCCATCGTATCCACATATTTCCTCACAGTTATCTCCGATGCTACCCGTAATCGTTTCATCGTCAACCCTATTATGTATCTTGCCGTCTTTATCTCATCGGTGATGCTGCTCAACTGGGACCACCTCAACAAAGGTGCTCACTGGTTTGCCTATATCATTGGAGGCTTTGGCTACGCGGGGCAAGCAAGCAATTTTGCCTGGGCGAATGAGATGTGCAGGGATGACGATGTGGTGAGATCGTTGACTCTATTTTCCATGAACT TGTTCTCTAACATTTGGAATTTGTGGTATCAAATTGTGGCATGGCCTGTCGTCGAAGCACCCCGTTTCCGAAACGGCCAAATTGCCACTTTGGTCACGGGTGCGGCATCCGTCGGTGTTGCTTTCGCCATTGTCTACTGCTCCAGAAGGTGGCCACCTGCTATTTCCAAAGCGGATTTGGATCTGGAACGTGAGAGCATGGCTGAAGGCGAAAAGAGTACAAGtaaggacgaagaggcaggAGTCAGCGTTGAAGACGTTGCTCATTAG
- a CDS encoding amidase (genome sequence mistake): protein MMIAESYNNVWGYTCNPYNRNCSSGGSSGGESALLAMKGSPLGVGTDIGGSVRIPASMCGLYSVKPSFGRFPTYGARSGLPGQEAIRSINGPMSTALESVEMWAKAVVDNKPWNRDPNMIPIPWREVDIPEKLCFGLIMDNGIVKPTPPVIRALLETKAALEKAGHKVIEWSPYNAEEATALGARFFTGDGGAKIAQILALSGEPYPEGLESYRKRYEAMAEKPPLVGALWEMQSDRVSYCKKNLEHWLASKDLTGNGRPFDGIISPVSMHSACPKMAFNDHVAYTLMWNIMDYSATTFPVSFVDAQLDKKPAYEPRNEIEEKIWERYDSTEVVGAPVSLQLVCQRLEEEKALKLTEIIAKALVEAKAK from the exons ATGATGATCGCCGAGTCTTACAATAATGTGTGGGGCTATACATGCAATCCTTACAACCGCAACTGCTCGTCGGGAGGGTCTTCCGGAGGAGAATCCGCTTTGCTTGCGATGAAAG GCTCTCCCCTTGGCGTTGGTACAGACATTGGCGGTTCTGTTCGAATTCCCGCATCTATGTGTGGTCTCTACAGCGTGAAACCTTCTTTTGGCCGTTTCCCAACATATGGTGCACGCTCCGGTCTGCCCGGCCAAGAAGCAATCCGTTCGATTAATGGACCCATGTCCACTGCATTGGAAAGTGTGGAAATGTGGGCCAAAGCTGTAGTAGACAACAAGCCTTGGAACAGAGACCCCAACATGATTCCTATCCCTTGGAGAGAGGTTGACATACCTGAAAAGCTTTGCTTTG GGCTGATCATGGATAATGGGATCGTGAAGCCTACTCCACCTGTTATCCGGGCATTGCTTGAAACAAAAGCAGCTTTAGAGAAGGCCGGTCACAAGGTTATCGAATGGTCACC ATACAATGCCGAGGAGGCTACTGCTCTTGGTGCTCGATTCTTTAccggtgatggtggagcCAAAATTGCCCAGATTCTGGCACTTTCGGGAGAGCCTTACCCCGAAGGACTTGAAAGTTACCGCAAGCGCTATGAGGCTATGGCAGAAAAGCCGCCACTCGTTGGAGCCCTTTGGGAGATGCAGTCTGACAGGGTGTCTTACTGCAAAAAGAATCTGGAGCATTGGTTGGCCAGCAAGGATTTGACCGGCAATGGTCGTCCTTTCGACGGGATAATAAGTCCTGTCTCCATGCATTCGGCCTGTCCCAA GATGGCTTTCAATGACCACGTTGCATATACCTTGATGTGGAACATTATGGACTACTCTGCCACCACCTTTCCCGTCAGTTTTGTCGATGCTCAGCTTGATAAGAAGCCCGCATACGAGCCGCGAAATGAGATCGAGGAGAAAATTTGGGAACGAT ATGACTCAACTGAGGTCGTTGGTGCACCTGTTTCGCTTCAGCTAGTCTGTCAAAgacttgaggaagagaaagctCTCAAATTGACAGAAATCATTGCCAAGGCTCTTGTTGAAGCTAAAGCAAAGTGA
- a CDS encoding 4-aminobutyrate aminotransferase, which produces MLTRSARALRSSRPLLKRALGARGFSSSDLIPDEPTGPKVVTENVPGPKGIAASKEIDAFQDPRTHVVVPNYELSKGNYLVDADGNTLLDVFAQISSIALGYNVPALLELGKSDQFVKAALNRPAIGSFPPVQWAEWIKTGLLTVAPKGLDQLVTTLCGSSANETAFKCAFMAYRQRERGAIDAPFSKEEMESCMLNHSPGSPELSVLSFKSGFHGRLFGSLSATRSKAIHKVDIPAFDWPCASFPSLKYPLEEHIAENEAEEKRCLEEYEKILIDSKSTSPVAAVIIEPILSEGGDKHASPEFFRSLRLIARKHGAFFIVDEVQTGVGATGTFWAHEKWGLKEGEEPDFVTFSKKMQAAGVFHKKETRPNAPYRNYNTWMGDPIRALQARKMIQLIAENNLVSHTAATGDLLASSLSSIFTSPAAAGKVFNFRGQGEGTYLAWDMASPQMRDAFLGKMRKAGVQIGGCGDATVRLRPMLTFGEKHVEVLAGAVEDVLHAL; this is translated from the exons ATGTTGACACGCAGTGCTCGCGCTCTCCGTTCCTCCAGACCCCTTCTGAAGCGAGCTCTCGGTGCACGAggcttttcctcttctgaccTCATTCCCGATGAGCCCACTGGGCCCAAGGTCGTAACAGAGAATGTGCCCGGACCAAAGGGTATAGCTGCT TCAAAGGAAATCGATGCTTTCCAAGATCCGCGGACGCATGTTGTTGTGCCAAACTATGAACTCTCCAAAG GCAATTACCTTGTTGACGCGGACGGCAATACTCTGCTGGACGTGTTTGCGCAGATTTCATCCATTGCTTTGGGTTACAATGTACCTGCCTTGTTGGAACTCGGTAAATCT GATCAGTTCGTAAAGGCGGCATTGAACCGACCTGCTATTGGGTCATTCCCTCCTGTCCAGTGGGCCGAGTGGATCAAGACTGGTCTTTTGACGGTAGCTCCCAAGGGCTTGGACCAGCTGGTTACTACTTTATGTGGCAGCAGTGCAAATG AAACTGCTTTCAAGTGTGCATTCATGGCATACAGgcagagggagagaggtgCTATTGATGCTCCTttcagcaaagaagaaatgg AGTCTTGCATGCTTAACCACTCTCCAGGAAGTCCTGAGCTTTCGGTACTTTCCTTCAAATCTGGATTCCACGGTCGACTCTTTGGTAGTTTGAGTGCTACCAGGAGTAAGGCAATTCACAAG GTTGACATCCCCGCTTTTGACTGGCCCTGTgcatctttcccttctttgaAGTATCCGCTTGAGGAGCACATCGCAGAGAATGAAgccgaggagaagagatgtttGGAAGAGTACGAGAAGATCTTGATTGACAG CAAATCCACATCTCCTGTTGCCGCTGTGATCATAGAGCCCATTCTTTCCGAAGGTGGAGACAAGCACGCATCTCCTGAATTCTTCCGTTCCCTTCGCCTTATTGCAAGGAAGCACGGCGCCTTTTTCATTGTTGACGAAGTGCAAACTGGTGTTGGTGCTACAGGTACCTTCTGGGCGCATGAGAAATGGGGtttgaaagaaggagaggagcCTGACTTTGTCACTTTTTCCAAGAAAATGCAGGCTGCGGGTGTTTTCCacaagaaggagaccaGACCGAATGCGCCTTACAGGAACTACAATACTTGGATG GGTGACCCCATTCGAGCACTCCAAGCGCGCAAGATGATCCAGTTGATCGCCGAGAACAATCTTGTTTCTCACACCGCGGCTACTGGTGATCTCCTTGCCTCTTCGTTATCGAGTATATTCACATCtccagctgctgctggcaaAGTGTTCAACTTCCGAGGACAAGGTGAAGGCACGTATCTTGCATGGGACATGGCATCTCCTCAGATGCGTGATGCATTCCTGGGGAAGATGCGGAAGGCTGGTGTGCAGATTGGAGGATGCGGCGACGCGACTGTGCGACTGAGGCCGATGTTAACGTTTGGGGAGAAGCATGTGGAGGTGCTGGCTGGAGCGGTGGAGGATGTGCTGCACGCTTTGTAG
- a CDS encoding GTP-binding protein ypt3, with translation MTDGSNYDYLFKVVLIGDSGVGKSNLLSRFTRNEFNLESKSTIGVEFATRSINVDGKTVKAQIWDTAGQERYRAITSAYYRGAVGALLVYDIAKHQTYENVTRWLKELRDHADANIVIMLVGNKSDLKHLRAVSTDEAKQFATENGLSFIETSALDASNVESAFQNILTDIYRIVSSKSLESSGDVIKPSGGETILVAPTADDGGAKSGSKCC, from the exons ATGACAGACGGCTCAAACTACGACTATCTCTTCAAG GTCGTCCTTATCGGTGACTCTGGCGTCGGTAAATC TAACT TGCTTTCTCGATTCACCCGAAACGAGTTCAACCTCGAATCAAAGTCCACTATCGGAGTCGAATTTGCCACAAGAAGTATCAATGTCGATGGAAAGACAGTCAAGGCGCAAATTTGGGATACTG CTGGACAAGAACGATACCGAGCCATCACCTCTGCTTACTACCGAGGTGCTGTCGGCGCACTCTTGGTATACGACATTGCCAAGCACCAAACCTACGAGAACGTAACGCGATGGCTCAAGGAGTTGAGAGATCATGCCGATGCCAATATTGTTATTATGCTTGTTGGAAACAAGAGCGATTTGAAACATTTGAGGGCGGTGTCTACAGATGAGGCGAAGCAGTTTGCGA CCGAGAACGGACTCTCATTCATCGAGACTTCTGCGTTGGACGCGTCAAATGTAGAATCCGCTTTCCAAAACATCCTTACTG ATATCTACCGAATTGTTTCTTCTAAATCTCTCGAATCATCTGGCGATGTCATCAAACCCTCTGGCGGCGAGACCATCCTTGTTGCCCCCACAGCCGACGATGGCGGTGCCAAATCCGGCAGCAAGTGCTGTTAA
- a CDS encoding coiled-coil domain-containing protein 130 — protein sequence MQGFNRYIPPDYDPKKASTLNLHQGKKHALGKRAKDIDKGILVVRFELPFNIWCGTCGAHIGAGVRYNAQKRKVGNYYSTPIFAFRCKCHLCSGWFEIRTDPKNAAYVVEEGAKKKDEDWNPEEHGGFRIHDTEAPSASETATVDPIAHLEKTIDQQEWAKKGTSRLTELTRQSARLSADPYAVSATLRKKFRQEKKIMLEKQDRDDAVKERYGLGEEIDLGDEAVDGGREEWKAGRADKGLHILGSSSLPSSGLPFSVKGVDHSTGQQKGNSKGRLSDSPAHLAEVLRKSTAKKYNPFDSPVIGFGSSSPSSTMLKPQHPKLEVLGSRGRMKEMAISKRKKSVEGRVVSVADDSSGNVSFGLLSGYESD from the exons ATGCAGGGGTTCAACAG ATACATTCCACCGGACTACGACCCCAAGAAGGCATCAACGCTCAATTTGCATCAAGGGAAGAAACATGCATTAGGAAAGCGTGCCAAGGACATCGACAAAGGGATCTTAGTCGTTCG ATTTGAACTTCCTTTTAACATCTGGTGCGGTACTTGCGGCGCACACATAGGTGCTGGCGTACGGTATAACGCTCAAAAACGTAAAGTCGGCAACTACTATTCCACCCCTATATTTGCTTTCCGCTGCAAATGTCATCTTTGTTCTGGATGGTTTGAAATCCGCACAGATCCCAAAAATGCGGCATACGtcgttgaagaaggtgcgaaaaagaaggatgaagattggaATCCAGAGGAACATGGCGGATTCAGAATTCATG ATACTGAGGCACCTTCCGCATCTGAAACCGCCACTGTTGATCCAATAGCTCACCTAGAGAAGACAATAGATCAACAAGAGTGGGCTAAGAAGGGTACCTCACGCCTCACGGAACTCACCCGGCAATCTGCCCGCCTTTCTGCAGATCCTTATGCTGTATCGGCTACACTGCGAAAGAAGTTCcggcaagagaagaagataatgcTAGAAAAGCAAGATCGAGACGACGCGGTCAAAGAACGGTATGGACTAGGGGAAGAAATTGATTTAGGAGACGAAGCCGTAGATggtgggagggaagaatggaaggctGGCAGAGCAGATAAGGGGTTGCACATTCTAGGAAGCTCGAGTCTACCGAGCTCGGGGCTTCCTTTCTCTGTGAAAGGGGTGGACCATTCGACCGGCCAACAAAAAGGCAATAGCAAGGGGAGATTGAGCGATTCGCCTGCACATCTGGCGGAAGTCTTGAGGAAATCGACAGCGAAAAAATACAATCCATTCGATTCCCCTGTAATAGGTTTTGGTTCgtcttcaccttcatcgaCAATGCTTAAACCACAACATCCGAAACTCGAAGTTTTGGGATCGAGGGGACGGATGAAAGAAATGGCTATATCGAAACGCAAGAAATCCGTAGAGGGACGAGTAGTGAGCGTGGCAGATGACAGTTCCGGCAATGTGAGCTTTGGCCTCTTATCGGGGTACGAGAGCGATTAG
- a CDS encoding enoyl reductase: protein MVAITVSVSGKPTINLDFANKHPRDVTVKELKAAIHAKFPKLIANRQRITVPNVSGKPTPLTDESKSLADYGVGEGAKLKLKDLGKQVGYRVLYLWEYAGPIFLNPLFLYYSHLIWGQYDPSPLQLTVRNLLVIHFIKRFLESAFVHSFSRATVPLSFVFRNCLYYWGICGFLIGLTLYRPGYSKQALDGTLLSDSRWINFWTVFELVAELLNLNAHLHLRSLRQPPGHPRKFPTGLGFGLAVCANYWFEILGVIALVAMTGGDIGTVIYLCIGTFFMKTWADGKYARYKREFDNKIFPGKRYRLFPPFY from the exons ATGGTAGCAATCACTGTGTCTGTCTCAGGCAAGCCGACTATCAACCTTGACTTCGCCAATAAGCATCCGCGCGACGTGACTGTCAAAGAGCTCAAGGCTGCTATTCACGCCAAGTTCCCCAAG CTCATTGCCAATAGACAAAGAATTACCGTCCCTAATGTTTCCGGGAAGCCCACTCCCTTGACAGATGAAAGCAAATCCCTTGCCGATTATGGTGTGGGCGAAGGTGCAAAGCTGAAACTCAAGGACCTCGGCAAGCAGGTCGGATACAGGGTGCTGTACCTTTGGGAATAT GCTGGACCCATTTTTTTGAATCCTCTGTTCTTGTACTACTCCCACCTCATTTGGGGCCAGTATGatccttcacctcttcaACT TACGGTCCGTAATCTCTTGGTGATTCATTTCATCAAGCGTTTCCTCGAATCGGCCTTTGTTCACAGCTTCTCTCGCGCGACAGTGCCCCTCTCTTTTGTCTTTAGAAA CTGCCTTTACTATTGGGGTATCTGCGGTTTCCTCATTGGTCTCACTCTTTACCGACCTGGATACTCTAAACAAGCTTTGGATGGCACTCTTCTGAGCGACTCACGTTGGATCAACTTCTGGACCGTTTTCGAGCTT GTCGCGGaactcctcaacctcaatgCTCACCTGCATCTCCGATCTCTCCGACAGCCTCCTGGCCATCCTCGAAAGTTCCCCACCGGCCTCGGCTTTGGCTTGGCTGTATGCGCAAACTATTGGTTTGAGATCCTTGGTGTGATCGCATTGGTTGCTATGACTGGCGGTGATATTGGAA CTGTTATCTATCTCTGCATCGGTACTTTCTTCATGAAGACATGGGCTGATGGCAAATATGCCAGATACAAGCGGGAATTTGACAATAAAATCTTCCCCGGCAAGAGGTACCGTCTTTTCCCTCCATTCTACTAA
- a CDS encoding ATP-binding protein yields the protein MIAPGPSGPSRLPPHLVHDLPPPSTSGDSESSAQQPAAGNGLETGILKELARTSLVESLNNVQGAKTLILDPVLAGPLGLVTEVALLKHQAVDKMFWLERGPLNVNTRNVVWLCRPKMEFMNIIAEQIRSQQQNPSAAGPLTYTILLVPRITELCKKVLEDQGVAGDVTLSEFNLGFIPMEDDLLSLEMEDVARDIYLNGDDTPIYSSSLALMTFQRAFGLFPRILGKGEGAKKLADLLQRHRTSGPSQYSEIEPAEKVDALIIIDRSVDWVTPMCTQLTYEGMLDEFMGIKNSHIEVDPSLLDPNPVGANSPSSTALPSVTKKRKHHLTSQKDALFRDIRDRNFAVVGSRLSKLAKRLQDDRGVVKNLKSVTQMKEFVGKLGGMQGEQQALKLHTELTESLMRITQTEDFNKNLEAQQNLVAGYDTSTQLSTIENLMYQQIPWQTVLRSVILMSLTTGGIKPKNLDVFERDFLQVYGYHHLPLLINLQALNLLVRSPSPTSQNFPALRKSLRLLVDDINDAVPNDISYVYSGYAPLSIRLVQCVTQKNAILSGPTEEVSGRRVLPKAHNISGWKGFEDVLAGIPGSTVDVRQKVERNRSDMAGPSGEQFTTTVVFFLGGCTYTEISALRWMSKQTTGRRFLVATTGIINGNSLIEGFGDKIPVPLKS from the exons ATGATAGCACCAGGCCCAAGTGGTCCTTCGCGACTACCCCCTCACCTCGTTCATGATTTACCTCCGCCTTCAACTTCGGGCGATTCCGAGTCCTCAGCTCAACAACCAGCAGCTGGAAATGGTTTAGAGACTGGCATTTTGAAAGAGTTGGCCAGAACGTCATTGGTTGAGAGCCTCAATAAC GTACAAGGAGCCAAAACACTGATTCTTGATCCGGTCCTGGCAGGCCCCCTCGGTCTCGTAACAGAAGTGGCTCTACTCAAG CATCAAGCTGTAGACAAGATGTTTTGGTTAGAACGGGGACCCTTAAACGTTAACACCAGGAACGTCGTTTGGCTGTGTCGCCCAAAAATGGAGTTCATGAACATCATTGCTG AGCAAATACGGTCTCAACAACAGAACCCTTCAGCCGCAGGACCTCTAACCTACACCATTTTACTGGTGCCAAGGATAACTGAATTGTGCAAGAAGGTATtggaagatcaaggagtGGCTGGGGATGTCACCTTGTCAGAA TTCAATCTTGGTTTCATTCCTATGGAGGACGATTTACTGTCACtggaaatggaggatgTAGCTCGTGATATATACCTT AATGGGGACGATACTCCTATATACTCCTCGTCCTTAGCCCTCATGACATTTCAGCGAGCTTTTGGTCTTTTCCCGCGGATTTTGGGCAAAGGGGAAGGCGCAAAG AAGCTAGCAGATCTTCTGCAAAGGCATCGCACCTCTGGCCCTTCACAATACAGCGAGATTGAGCCCGCTGAGAAAGTAGATGCCCTGATCATCATCGATCGTTCAGTAGACTGGGTGACACCCATGTGCACTCAATTAACGTACGAGGGTATGCTGGACGAATTTATGGGTATAAAAAACT CCCATATCGAAGTAGacccttcccttcttgaCCCCAATCCCGTCGGTGCCAATTCGCCCAGCTCTACTGCTCTGCCGTCTGTAACAAAGAAACGGAAACACCATCTTACATCTCAAAAGGATGCTCTGTTCCGGGATATTCGAGATCGAAACTTCGCTGTTGTTGGATCAAGGCTCAGCAAATTGGCAAAACGGTTACAGGATGATCGTGGAGTCGTCAAAAATCTCAAGAGTGTTACCCAAATGAAAGAATTCGTGGGGAAACTTGGCGGTATGCAGGGTGAACAACAGGCCTTAAAATTGC ATACTGAATTGACCGAAAGCTTGATGCGAATCACCCAGACGGAAGACTTCAATAAGAATCTTGAGGCTCAACAGAACCTTGTGGCAGGCTACGACACCTCCACTCAACTGAGCACTATTGAAAATTTGATGTATCAGCAGATCCCCTGGCAAACAGTTCTTCGTTCGGTCATCCTTATGAGTCTGACAACAGGCGGCATCAAACCAAAGAATCTTGATGTGTTTGAACGAGACTTTCTCCAAGTATACGGATatcaccatcttcctcttttaaTCAATTTGCAGGccctcaatctcctcgTTCGCTCGCCTTCACCGACCTCGCAAAATTTCCCGGCACTTCGAAAGTCTCTTCGATTGCTTGTCGACGACATTAACGATGCGGTCCCAAACGACATATCGTATGTTTACTCTGGATATGCTCCATTGTCTATCCGTCTGGTGCAATGCGTAACTCAAAAGAATGCCATTCTGTCGGGACCCACGGAGGAAGTATCAGGAAGACGGGTATTGCCAAAAGCGCACAATATATCTGGTTGGAAGGGTTTTGAGGACGTACTGGCAGGTATACCTGGCTCCACAGTGGATGTAAGGCAAAAGGTCGAACGAAATCGGTCGGATATGGCAG GCCCTAGTGGCGAACAGTTCACGACAACTGTTGTATTTTTCCTGGGTGGCTGCACTTACACCGAAATATCGGCTTTGCGATGGATGTCAAAGCAGACCACTGGTCGCCGATTCCTTGTCGCTACTACAGGCATCATTAATGGCAACTCT CTCATTGAAGGCTTTGGAGACAAGATACCTGTCCCATTAAAATCATAA